One window of Strix aluco isolate bStrAlu1 chromosome 24, bStrAlu1.hap1, whole genome shotgun sequence genomic DNA carries:
- the C1QL1 gene encoding C1q-related factor produces MVLVLVVLIPVLVSSAGTDGRYEMLGTCRMVCEPYGPAAAPAPQPAERGPLPPPSTLVQGPQGKPGRPGKPGPPGPPGEPGPPGPAGARGEVGRPGPPGLPGPGATGAVSAATYSTVPRVAFYAGLKNPHEGYEVLKFDDVVTNLGNSYDAASGKFTCAIPGTYFFTYHVLMRGGDGTSMWADLCKNGQVRASAIAQDADQNYDYASNSVILHLDAGDEVFIKLDGGKAHGGNNNKYSTFSGFIIYSD; encoded by the exons atggtgctggtgctggtggtgctcATCCCGGTGCTGGTGAGCTCCGCCGGTACCGACGGCCGCTACGAGATGCTGGGGACCTGCCGGATGGTCTGCGAGCCCtacggccccgccgccgcccccgctccGCAACCGGCCGAACgcggccccctcccgccgcctTCCACCCTGGTGCAGGGTCCCCAAGGCAAGCCGGGGCGACCGGGGAAACCGGGGCCGCCGGGACCGCCGGGAGAACCGGGACCACCGGGACCGGCGGGGGCACGGGGTGAAGTGGGACGACCGGGACCCCCGGGATTACCGGGACCGGGGGCTACGGGTGCCGTGAGCGCGGCGACCTACAGCACGGTGCCGCGCGTCGCCTTCTACGCCGGCCTCAAGAACCCCCACGAGGGCTACGAGGTCCTCAAGTTCGACGACGTGGTCACCAACCTGGGCAACAGCTACGACGCCGCCTCCGGCAAGTTCACCTGCGCCATCCCCGGCACCTACTTCTTCACCTACCACGTCCTCATGCGTGGCGGCGACGGCACCAGCATGTGGGCCGACCTCTGCAAGAACGGCCAG GTGCGGGCCAGCGCCATCGCGCAGGACGCCGACCAGAACTACGACTACGCCAGCAACAGCGTCATCCTGCACCTGGACGCGGGGGACGAGGTCTTCATCAAGCTGGACGGGGGCAAAGCCCACGGCGGCAACAACAACAAGTACAGCACCTTCTCCGGCTTCATCATCTACTCGGACTGA